One part of the Oceanihabitans sp. IOP_32 genome encodes these proteins:
- the fumC gene encoding class II fumarate hydratase, with the protein MSYRIEKDTMGEVKVPSNKLWGAQTERSRNNFKIGAPASMPLEIVYGFAYLKKAAAYTNCELGVLPIEKRNLIGQVCDEILEGKHDDQFPLVIWQTGSGTQSNMNVNEVIANRAHQLAGKIIGEGEKTIQPNDDVNKSQSSNDTFPTGMHIAAYKKIVENTIPGVTQLRDTLNKKAEAFKHVVKIGRTHLMDATPLTLGQEISGYVAQLNYGIKALENTLPHLSELALGGTAVGTGLNTPKGYSKRVAEYISDFTKLPFKTAPNKFEALAAHDAIVETHGALKQIAVSLNKIANDIRMMASGPRSGIGEITIPANEPGSSIMPGKVNPTQCEALTMVCAQVMGNDVAISVGGMQGHYELNVFKPLMAANLLQSAQLIGDACVSFDENCAVGIEPNHEVITKLLNNSLMLVTALNTKIGYYKAAEIANTAHKNGTTLREEAINLGYVTAEDYDAWVKPENMVGTLN; encoded by the coding sequence ATGAGTTACAGAATAGAAAAAGACACTATGGGAGAAGTGAAGGTGCCATCAAATAAACTTTGGGGTGCACAAACAGAGCGTTCTCGCAATAACTTTAAAATTGGAGCTCCCGCCTCAATGCCCCTAGAGATAGTTTACGGATTTGCGTATTTAAAAAAAGCTGCGGCTTATACCAATTGTGAACTTGGTGTATTGCCCATAGAAAAACGAAATTTAATCGGACAAGTTTGTGATGAAATTTTAGAGGGTAAACACGACGATCAATTCCCTCTGGTTATATGGCAAACGGGCTCTGGAACACAGAGCAATATGAATGTTAATGAAGTTATAGCAAATAGAGCTCACCAATTAGCAGGGAAAATTATTGGTGAAGGCGAAAAAACAATTCAGCCTAACGACGATGTTAATAAATCGCAATCGTCAAACGATACCTTTCCAACGGGCATGCATATTGCAGCTTACAAAAAAATAGTTGAAAACACCATTCCCGGTGTTACACAATTAAGGGATACCCTAAATAAAAAAGCCGAAGCGTTTAAACATGTTGTAAAAATTGGTCGTACCCACTTAATGGATGCTACGCCATTAACACTCGGACAAGAAATTTCGGGTTATGTAGCACAATTAAATTACGGTATTAAAGCTTTAGAAAACACACTGCCCCATTTAAGTGAATTAGCTCTAGGTGGCACTGCTGTTGGAACTGGATTGAACACACCTAAAGGCTATAGTAAACGGGTTGCCGAATACATTTCAGATTTTACAAAACTCCCTTTTAAAACAGCCCCTAATAAATTTGAAGCCTTAGCAGCACACGATGCTATTGTAGAAACTCATGGTGCCTTAAAACAAATAGCGGTATCTTTAAATAAGATAGCTAATGATATTAGAATGATGGCTTCTGGTCCTCGTTCTGGTATTGGTGAGATTACAATTCCTGCTAATGAGCCTGGAAGCTCTATAATGCCTGGAAAAGTGAATCCGACGCAATGTGAAGCCTTGACCATGGTTTGTGCGCAAGTAATGGGTAACGACGTAGCTATTAGTGTTGGTGGCATGCAAGGCCACTACGAATTAAATGTGTTTAAACCCCTTATGGCTGCAAACCTTTTACAATCTGCCCAATTAATTGGAGATGCTTGTGTAAGTTTTGATGAAAATTGCGCTGTTGGTATAGAGCCTAACCATGAAGTTATTACCAAGTTGCTAAACAACTCTTTAATGTTGGTAACGGCTTTAAATACAAAAATAGGCTATTATAAAGCTGCCGAAATTGCCAATACGGCACATAAAAATGGAACCACATTACGAGAAGAAGCTATTAATTTAGGCTATGTTACTGCCGAAGATTACGATGCTTGGGTTAAGCCCGAAAACATGGTTGGAACATTAAACTAA
- the lpxD gene encoding UDP-3-O-(3-hydroxymyristoyl)glucosamine N-acyltransferase — MKFTAQQIADILQGEVVGNPDIEVSKLSKIEEGTEGALTFLANSKYNAYIYTTKASIAIVNKSFIPDTDVQATLIKVDDAYKSFSKLLEYYNEIKNTKTGIESPVFLSDSAQHGENIYIGAFSYIGENVRIGDHVKIYPNTYIGDNVVIDDHSTIFSGAKIYSDCAIGRHCVINSGVIIGADGFGFVPNEEGVYSKVPQIGNVIIEDHVEIGAATTIDRATLGSTIIRSGVKLDNHIQIAHNVEIGKNTVIAAQTGVAGSTKIGENCQIGGQVGIVGHITIGNNVKIQAQSGIGRNVKDNEMLQGSPALPYGDFNKSYVHFKNLPKIIKNINDLEKNKWE, encoded by the coding sequence GTGAAGTTTACAGCACAGCAAATAGCAGATATACTGCAAGGAGAGGTAGTTGGTAACCCAGATATTGAAGTCTCAAAACTATCCAAAATAGAAGAAGGTACAGAAGGCGCATTAACTTTTTTAGCCAATTCTAAATATAACGCTTACATATATACCACAAAAGCATCTATTGCTATTGTTAATAAATCGTTTATCCCAGATACCGATGTTCAAGCAACATTAATAAAGGTTGACGATGCGTATAAATCGTTTTCAAAACTATTAGAATATTACAATGAAATAAAAAATACTAAAACGGGAATTGAAAGTCCAGTTTTTTTATCGGATTCAGCGCAACATGGTGAAAATATTTACATTGGAGCATTCTCTTATATTGGTGAAAACGTGCGCATTGGAGATCATGTAAAAATATACCCAAATACTTATATTGGTGATAATGTTGTAATTGACGACCATTCAACTATATTTTCTGGAGCTAAAATCTATTCAGATTGTGCAATAGGTAGGCATTGCGTCATTAACTCGGGTGTTATTATTGGTGCCGATGGTTTTGGTTTTGTACCAAATGAAGAAGGTGTTTACAGTAAAGTTCCTCAAATAGGAAATGTGATTATTGAAGACCATGTAGAAATAGGCGCAGCCACAACCATAGATAGAGCTACTTTAGGCTCCACCATAATACGCAGCGGTGTTAAATTAGATAACCACATACAAATTGCGCACAATGTTGAGATTGGAAAAAACACGGTGATTGCGGCGCAAACCGGAGTTGCAGGATCGACAAAAATTGGAGAAAACTGCCAAATAGGTGGTCAAGTTGGTATTGTTGGGCACATTACTATTGGTAACAACGTTAAAATACAGGCGCAATCTGGTATAGGTAGAAATGTAAAAGACAATGAAATGCTGCAAGGCTCTCCAGCCTTACCATATGGAGATTTCAATAAATCTTATGTTCACTTTAAAAATTTACCGAAAATTATTAAAAATATTAATGATTTAGAAAAGAATAAATGGGAATAG
- a CDS encoding HD domain-containing protein: protein MNKLKILNDPIYGFITIPNSLIFDLIQHKYFQRLRRITQMGMSYLVYPGAHHTRFHHAIGCVHLMQQAVNVLRFKGVDISKAEEEALYVAILLHDIGHGPFSHAMEHSIVNNVSHEQISLLFMERLNLEFNSNLTLAIKMFKGEYHRNFMWELISGQLDMDRADYLKRDSFYTGVAEGNINSERLITMLNVVDDELVVEEKGIYSVEKFIVARRLMYWQVYLHKTGLVAEQLLIRVLKRAKELINSGVKLTASDPLQYFLNHEISIKDFNDDALEIFSKLDDYDIVSAMKAWQDHDDFVLSNLCDMVINRSLLKIKMKNKPIKINQLEKHIENLIKTYGITRMEAEYFVFTGKTSNQAYQLEHQNINILHKPGKIQDIVKASDQLNLKALSKPVIKYYICYPKEAL from the coding sequence TTGAATAAACTAAAAATATTAAACGACCCAATTTACGGTTTTATTACCATACCAAATTCACTAATTTTTGATTTAATACAGCATAAGTATTTTCAGCGTTTACGCCGAATTACCCAAATGGGTATGTCTTATTTGGTTTATCCAGGAGCTCATCATACAAGATTTCATCACGCTATAGGCTGCGTGCATTTAATGCAACAAGCTGTTAATGTGCTGCGTTTTAAGGGGGTTGATATATCGAAAGCAGAAGAAGAGGCGCTTTATGTTGCTATTTTATTACACGACATTGGTCACGGACCATTTTCGCATGCTATGGAACATAGCATCGTAAATAATGTATCACATGAGCAAATTTCACTGTTATTTATGGAGCGCTTAAATCTAGAATTTAACTCAAATTTAACGCTAGCCATTAAAATGTTTAAAGGGGAGTACCATAGAAATTTTATGTGGGAATTAATTTCTGGGCAATTAGATATGGATAGGGCAGATTATTTGAAGCGTGATAGTTTTTATACTGGTGTAGCCGAGGGGAATATTAATAGCGAACGTTTAATAACGATGCTTAATGTTGTAGATGATGAGTTGGTGGTTGAAGAAAAGGGAATTTATAGCGTCGAAAAATTTATAGTGGCCAGACGTCTTATGTATTGGCAAGTGTATTTGCACAAAACTGGGTTGGTTGCCGAACAGTTGCTTATTAGAGTTTTAAAACGCGCTAAAGAATTAATTAATTCTGGAGTTAAGTTAACTGCTAGTGATCCGTTACAATATTTTTTGAATCATGAAATTTCTATTAAAGATTTTAATGACGATGCCTTAGAAATATTCTCTAAATTAGATGATTACGACATTGTTTCAGCTATGAAAGCCTGGCAAGATCACGACGATTTTGTTTTGAGCAATTTATGCGATATGGTGATTAATAGGAGTTTGCTAAAAATTAAAATGAAAAATAAACCGATTAAAATAAACCAACTTGAAAAACATATTGAAAATTTAATTAAAACCTATGGCATTACTCGAATGGAAGCAGAGTATTTTGTGTTTACCGGAAAAACCTCCAATCAGGCTTATCAATTAGAGCATCAAAATATAAATATTTTACATAAGCCGGGTAAAATTCAAGATATTGTAAAGGCGTCCGATCAATTAAATCTTAAAGCCTTGTCTAAACCCGTTATAAAATATTATATCTGCTATCCTAAAGAAGCTTTATAG
- a CDS encoding PglZ domain-containing protein, producing MIEILWIDDEIDLLKPHILFLEKKNYQVTTCNSGTEAIDVLDDKKFDIVFLDENMPGLTGLETLLEIKEKQDNLPVVMITKSEEEYIMEEAIGNKIADYLIKPVNPNQILLSLKKNLDHSRLISEKTTSNYQQEFRKIAMELSMVNSYEEWVGLYQKLIYWEIQLEDIEDAGMFEILESQKNEANAQFGKFIDKNYANWFQPNTEAPIMSHTLFKEKIAPQLSKEQPTLLIVIDNLRYDQWKVFEPIINNYYKKESEDAFFSILPTATQYARNAIFSGLMPSDMEKLFPQFWKNDTDEGGKNLHEADFLDAQMKRLGLDHLKYEYHKIVNVKSGKKLVENFNTLKNNDLTVLVYNFVDMLSHSKTEMEVVKELASNDKAYRSLALSWFKNSPLLEMIQLAQQLGFKLLLTTDHGTINVKNPSKVIGDRDTSLNLRYKTGRSLTFEEKDVLVAKTPKNIHLPAITMSSSYIFAKNDLFFAYPNNYNHYVSYFRNTYQHGGVSLEEMIIPFVVLNPK from the coding sequence ATGATAGAAATACTTTGGATTGATGATGAAATTGATTTATTAAAACCCCATATATTGTTTTTAGAAAAGAAAAATTATCAAGTTACCACATGCAATAGCGGTACAGAAGCTATTGATGTCTTAGACGACAAAAAATTTGATATTGTTTTTTTAGATGAAAATATGCCGGGTTTAACAGGACTGGAAACCTTACTCGAAATCAAAGAAAAACAAGATAATCTCCCCGTAGTGATGATTACTAAAAGTGAGGAGGAATATATTATGGAAGAAGCTATTGGTAATAAAATAGCCGACTATTTAATAAAACCTGTTAACCCGAACCAGATCTTATTAAGTTTAAAGAAAAATTTAGATCATTCGCGATTAATTTCTGAGAAAACAACTTCTAATTATCAACAAGAATTTAGAAAAATAGCCATGGAATTATCAATGGTTAATTCTTATGAGGAATGGGTTGGTCTTTATCAAAAACTGATCTATTGGGAAATTCAATTAGAAGACATTGAAGATGCTGGTATGTTTGAGATTCTAGAGTCTCAAAAAAATGAGGCAAATGCACAATTTGGAAAATTTATAGATAAAAATTATGCGAATTGGTTTCAACCAAATACCGAAGCCCCCATTATGTCGCACACCTTGTTTAAAGAAAAAATTGCTCCACAATTAAGTAAAGAGCAACCCACCCTACTTATTGTTATCGATAATTTACGCTACGACCAATGGAAGGTTTTCGAGCCTATTATTAACAACTATTACAAAAAAGAATCTGAAGATGCCTTTTTTAGCATCTTACCAACAGCAACACAATACGCTAGAAACGCTATTTTTTCTGGACTAATGCCTAGCGACATGGAAAAATTATTTCCGCAATTTTGGAAAAATGATACCGATGAAGGTGGCAAAAACCTCCATGAAGCCGATTTTTTAGATGCCCAAATGAAGCGTCTAGGTCTTGACCATTTAAAATACGAGTATCATAAAATTGTAAATGTAAAATCTGGAAAAAAATTAGTAGAAAACTTTAACACCCTAAAAAATAACGACTTAACGGTACTAGTTTATAATTTTGTAGATATGTTATCGCACTCTAAAACCGAAATGGAAGTGGTAAAAGAGTTAGCATCTAACGACAAAGCCTACAGATCGTTGGCATTGAGTTGGTTTAAAAACTCCCCATTACTAGAAATGATTCAGCTGGCTCAACAACTTGGTTTTAAACTGTTATTAACTACAGATCATGGGACTATTAATGTAAAAAACCCATCAAAAGTTATTGGAGATAGAGATACTAGTTTGAATTTACGCTACAAAACAGGACGCAGTTTAACCTTTGAAGAGAAGGATGTTCTTGTAGCCAAAACCCCAAAAAACATACATTTACCTGCCATAACCATGAGTAGCTCCTATATTTTCGCTAAAAACGATTTGTTTTTTGCCTATCCAAATAACTACAATCATTATGTAAGTTATTTTAGAAACACTTACCAACATGGCGGTGTGTCTTTAGAAGAAATGATTATCCCTTTTGTAGTTTTAAATCCAAAGTAA
- a CDS encoding proline dehydrogenase family protein has translation MQKETSIFENTEIAFALKSNSELNRAYFLFKMISIEPLVKLGTVLTNFAIKAHLPIEGLIRNTVFDHFCGGVNEEDCLPVIEKMYAKGVSSVLDYSVEGKANMAEFDAALEVVLKTIDFAKNNEAIPLAVFKPTGLGRFYLYEKISKGEVLTEKEEEEWGRVVNRFEAVCKKCKAHDVAVLIDAEESWMQDAADALVTKMMQKYNTDKPIVFNTLQMYRHDRLDFLKQQHALAKKEGFHLGYKLVRGAYMEKENKRALENGYLSPICMSKQETDINFNAGLKYVLDNLQDIALFSGTHNEESSLLLMQLMQERGIDNNDSRVWFGQLYGMSDHISFNLSHRGYNVAKYLPFGPVRDVMPYLIRRAEENTSVAGQTSRELNLLTKEIERRKEKGNNIRKVS, from the coding sequence ATGCAAAAAGAAACTTCCATTTTTGAAAATACCGAAATAGCTTTTGCGCTTAAAAGTAACTCGGAGTTAAATCGTGCTTATTTTTTATTTAAAATGATTTCTATTGAACCTCTGGTGAAATTAGGAACCGTATTAACCAACTTTGCTATAAAAGCACATTTGCCTATTGAAGGACTTATTCGGAATACAGTTTTCGATCATTTTTGTGGCGGTGTAAATGAAGAAGACTGCTTACCAGTAATCGAAAAAATGTATGCCAAAGGGGTAAGCTCTGTTTTAGACTACTCGGTAGAAGGTAAGGCAAACATGGCAGAATTTGATGCCGCGCTTGAAGTCGTTTTAAAGACTATTGATTTTGCTAAAAATAATGAAGCCATCCCGTTAGCCGTTTTTAAACCTACGGGATTGGGGCGTTTTTATCTGTACGAAAAAATTAGTAAAGGAGAGGTGTTAACTGAAAAAGAAGAGGAAGAATGGGGGAGAGTAGTGAACAGATTTGAGGCCGTATGCAAAAAATGTAAAGCACATGATGTAGCTGTTTTAATAGATGCCGAAGAAAGTTGGATGCAAGATGCTGCAGATGCTTTAGTGACTAAAATGATGCAAAAGTACAATACCGATAAACCTATTGTTTTTAATACTTTGCAAATGTATAGGCACGACCGATTAGACTTTTTAAAGCAACAACATGCTTTGGCAAAAAAAGAAGGTTTTCATCTGGGTTACAAGCTCGTGCGTGGTGCTTATATGGAAAAAGAAAACAAACGTGCTTTAGAGAATGGGTATCTCTCACCGATTTGTATGAGCAAACAAGAAACCGATATTAATTTTAATGCGGGCTTAAAGTATGTTTTAGATAATTTACAAGATATAGCTCTGTTTTCTGGAACCCATAATGAAGAAAGCTCTCTTTTGTTAATGCAGCTTATGCAGGAGCGCGGTATAGATAATAACGATTCGCGTGTGTGGTTTGGTCAGCTTTATGGTATGAGTGATCATATCAGTTTTAATTTATCTCACAGAGGCTATAATGTGGCGAAGTATTTGCCCTTTGGACCGGTTAGAGATGTGATGCCTTATTTAATTAGACGCGCCGAAGAAAACACGTCGGTTGCAGGACAAACTAGTAGAGAGCTTAATCTGTTAACTAAGGAAATAGAACGCCGAAAAGAAAAAGGCAATAACATTAGAAAGGTCTCATAA
- the tsaE gene encoding tRNA (adenosine(37)-N6)-threonylcarbamoyltransferase complex ATPase subunit type 1 TsaE produces the protein MEINYTLKEIDSVAKQIISKVTSKTLLFYGDMGAGKTTLIKAIVAALGSQDEVSSPTFSLVNEYAADEGLIYHFDLYRIEDLEEAYNFGIEDYLDSSHWKLIEWPEKIETLLSHDCHKIMIDFDNANQRVLKIS, from the coding sequence TTGGAAATTAATTATACTTTAAAAGAAATAGATAGCGTTGCAAAGCAAATAATAAGTAAGGTTACGAGTAAAACCTTATTGTTTTACGGTGATATGGGTGCCGGTAAAACAACACTTATAAAAGCCATCGTTGCAGCTCTTGGAAGTCAAGACGAAGTAAGTAGCCCAACCTTCTCCCTAGTTAATGAATATGCTGCAGATGAAGGATTAATATACCATTTCGATTTGTATAGAATTGAAGATTTAGAGGAAGCTTATAATTTTGGAATCGAAGATTATTTAGATTCTAGCCATTGGAAGTTGATTGAATGGCCAGAAAAAATCGAAACTTTATTAAGCCATGATTGTCATAAAATAATGATTGATTTTGATAACGCCAACCAGCGCGTTTTAAAAATTAGCTAA
- the aroB gene encoding 3-dehydroquinate synthase: MKSITANASTIHFNENCYTALNEHLKINNFSKIFILVDENTHRYCLPDFLTELETEAEIEIIEIEAGEIHKTIETCYGVWSSLSDLDADRKSLLINVGGGVVTDLGGFVASTFKRGIAYINVPTTLLAMVDASVGGKTGVDLGHLKNQIGVISTPDLVLIDTRFLKTLPQNQMRSGLAEMLKHGLIQDVNYWNKFKDLSKLSLEDLDTLIYESVIIKKNVVDEDPFEIGLRKTLNFGHTLGHAIESYFLSNPNKKDLLHGEAIIIGMILAAYISTKLVQFPEEITAEIKALFLSYYDKVNIDKAEYQSIIDLLKYDKKNHHGNINFVLLENIGSPKIDCLVDEAIIIDAFNYYAS; the protein is encoded by the coding sequence ATGAAATCTATTACTGCTAATGCTTCTACAATTCATTTTAATGAAAATTGTTACACGGCATTAAATGAGCATCTTAAAATCAATAATTTTTCAAAAATTTTTATTTTAGTTGACGAGAACACCCATCGATATTGTTTGCCAGATTTTCTAACTGAATTAGAAACCGAGGCAGAAATAGAAATTATTGAGATTGAAGCTGGTGAAATTCATAAAACTATAGAGACCTGTTATGGCGTTTGGAGTTCGCTATCTGATTTAGATGCCGATAGAAAAAGTTTACTCATAAACGTTGGCGGTGGCGTTGTAACCGATTTAGGCGGCTTTGTGGCTTCTACATTTAAAAGAGGTATTGCCTACATAAACGTGCCTACAACTTTATTAGCCATGGTAGATGCTTCTGTTGGCGGGAAAACAGGTGTAGATTTAGGCCATTTAAAAAATCAGATTGGGGTTATTAGCACACCAGATCTCGTACTTATTGATACGCGGTTCTTAAAAACATTACCACAAAATCAAATGCGTTCTGGTTTGGCAGAAATGCTTAAGCACGGTTTAATTCAAGATGTAAACTATTGGAATAAATTTAAAGATTTATCCAAATTGTCTTTAGAGGATTTAGACACCTTAATATACGAGTCGGTTATCATTAAAAAAAATGTAGTCGATGAAGATCCTTTTGAAATCGGTCTTAGAAAAACACTTAATTTCGGACACACCCTTGGTCATGCCATAGAATCCTATTTTTTAAGTAACCCCAATAAAAAAGATTTACTGCATGGTGAAGCTATTATAATTGGAATGATTTTAGCCGCTTATATTTCTACTAAATTGGTTCAGTTCCCTGAAGAAATTACAGCAGAAATTAAAGCTTTATTTTTAAGTTACTACGATAAAGTTAACATTGATAAAGCAGAGTACCAAAGCATCATAGATTTATTGAAATACGACAAAAAAAACCATCATGGCAATATAAATTTTGTGCTGCTTGAAAATATTGGAAGTCCTAAAATAGATTGTTTGGTTGATGAAGCAATAATAATCGATGCTTTTAATTATTACGCGAGCTAA
- a CDS encoding alanine dehydrogenase, which yields MSKYLSPFTKQQLLPQEEMLEVEKRKGKLFIGIPKETAYKEKRVCLTPDAVSALVCNGHKVLLESGAGEGARFSDKDYSEAGAEITKDTAKVFSCPMILKVEPPSLEQIDLINPQAILISTLQLKTQDKKYFQALASKRITALAFEFIKDADGTYPAVRSLSEIAGTASTLIAAELLSNSRDGNGLMFGNISGVPPVEVVILGAGTVGEFAARSAIGLGANVKVFDNSITKLRSIQANLGRTLFTSTLQPKNLTKALRRCDVAIGAVRGKNRSPIVVTEAMVQYMKKGAVIIDVSIDMGGCFETSEVTTHKNPTFVKHNVVHYCVPNIPAKYSRTASISISNIFTPYLLKIAEEGGIENSLRFDRGLKNGLYFYHGILTSKPVGEWFNLNYSDVNLLIF from the coding sequence ATGTCAAAATATTTATCACCTTTTACTAAACAACAACTATTACCACAAGAGGAAATGCTTGAAGTTGAAAAGCGTAAAGGCAAACTTTTTATAGGGATCCCTAAGGAAACAGCCTATAAAGAAAAACGAGTTTGTTTAACACCAGATGCCGTCTCTGCTCTAGTTTGTAATGGTCATAAAGTACTATTAGAATCTGGTGCGGGCGAAGGCGCCAGATTTAGTGATAAAGATTACAGTGAAGCTGGTGCCGAAATAACAAAAGATACCGCAAAAGTTTTCTCGTGTCCTATGATTTTAAAAGTAGAACCGCCAAGCCTCGAGCAAATAGACTTAATAAATCCACAAGCTATTTTAATTTCTACCTTACAACTTAAAACGCAGGACAAAAAGTATTTTCAGGCTTTAGCGTCTAAACGAATCACAGCTTTAGCCTTCGAATTTATTAAAGATGCCGATGGTACGTATCCAGCTGTGCGGTCTTTAAGTGAGATAGCAGGAACAGCATCAACACTTATTGCTGCAGAATTATTATCGAATAGTAGAGATGGTAATGGTTTAATGTTTGGAAATATAAGTGGAGTTCCTCCTGTTGAAGTGGTTATACTAGGTGCAGGAACGGTTGGCGAATTTGCAGCCAGAAGCGCGATAGGCTTAGGCGCGAACGTTAAGGTTTTTGATAATTCTATCACAAAACTTAGAAGTATTCAAGCCAATTTGGGCAGAACACTTTTTACATCAACCTTACAGCCCAAAAATCTAACAAAAGCTTTAAGACGATGTGATGTGGCTATTGGCGCTGTACGCGGAAAAAACAGATCGCCTATTGTCGTTACCGAAGCTATGGTACAGTACATGAAAAAAGGTGCTGTGATTATCGATGTAAGCATTGATATGGGCGGTTGCTTCGAAACAAGTGAAGTCACCACGCATAAAAATCCAACTTTTGTAAAACATAATGTCGTGCACTATTGTGTGCCTAACATTCCTGCGAAATACTCCCGAACCGCCTCAATCTCTATAAGTAATATTTTTACCCCTTATTTATTAAAAATTGCCGAAGAAGGCGGTATTGAAAATTCTCTGAGATTTGATAGAGGTTTAAAGAATGGTTTGTATTTTTATCACGGAATTTTAACCAGTAAACCTGTTGGAGAATGGTTTAATTTAAATTATAGCGACGTTAATTTGCTTATTTTTTAA